From Clostridium cylindrosporum DSM 605:
TCAGGGTTAATTGAGTTCCATGGATAGATACTCATAATTACAAATAGTGCCCCTATATAGAAGATAATGATTCTAATTGGAATATTGTTGATAGCCTTAGGAATAACTCTCTCTGGGTCTTCAGTTTCACCAGCTGTTAAGCCAACTAATTCGATTCCAACGAAGGCAAATACAACCATCTGGAATGAAAGTATGAAACCGCTTATACCATTCGGGAAGAATCCTCCATGACTCCAAAGGTTCGTAAAGCTAGATGCACCAGCATCTGTTGAGAATCCTTTAATAATCATAAAGGTACCAACTATAATTAAACCTACAATAGCAACAACTTTAATTAAAGCAAACCAGAATTCCATTTCACCAAATAACTTTACTGTGGCAAGATTCATAATCAGCAAAATCACGAGGGCTATAAGGCATGGAACCCACTGGGCCACATTAGGGAACCAGTATTGTATATAGAGCCCTACAGCAGTTAAGTCAGCCATAGCAAGTGATATCCAGCAAAACCAGTAGGTCCAACCAGTAACAAATGCAGCTCCTTTTCCTAGGTAATCATGAACAAAGTCTACAAATGAGTGGTAATTTAAGTTCGAAAGTAGTAGTTCTCCAAGTGCACGCATGATTAGGAAGCAAATTACCCCTGTTATCATGTAGGCAAATAGGATAGATGGACCAGCGAGGTGAATTGATTTACCTGAACCAAGGAATAATCCAGTACCAATTGCACCTCCAATCGCGAGAAGTTGTACGTGACGATTTTTTAATCCTCTTGCTAAAGTTTGATTTTCTGACATGCTCATCGCCTCTCTTAAAATTATTCTTACTATAGTATATTTATATACCATGGTAATAGGTGTATTAATTTTTTCAATTTTATTAAAAAAATATTGAAAGCAATATAAAAATTGTTTTATAAAGTACAGATCTAATGAAATAAATATATAAATAAAAAGAGTGTGTAAGGCATTGATAATACAATGCTTACACACTCTTAATTATATTGAGATTATCCATAAATATAAGGATTTTTATTATGTTTGTAAATATATATATTTGTTATAAATTTTTTTCATTTATTGAGAAAATATATTCCTGTATATCTCTTTCATGAAGGTTATAAACAGCAGTAGGTAATTTTCTAGGGATTATCCTAATTTTATTATTTTCTATAACAACTTTACTAAGCTGGTTTTTAGCTTTTACCATGTTAAATGACCCTATATCATGTATCATTTCCTTTCCTGTGTCCTTAATTCCTATAACTAAACTATATAAAAATTCATTAGATTTATCACTAGGTGTATATACTACCTTAGCCCATATAGAATTGTTTTCACAGCTTATATGAGTAATATTGTTTTCTTTATTTATGTTTTTTTTTCGTACAATTTTTTTCATTACTACCTCATAAAATATACAAAGATAATATACATAATATTAAACCTATTAAGTTATGGATTCAAGTTATATAGAGTTTTTTAATTTTAATTTATTTTTAAACATATCTAAAATAGAGTTTACTTCTTCTATCTTCATAAGGTATAAAGTTACAGAGTAAACTACAATTGCAATTAACACCGCAACTATTAAGGCTAGAGTTTCTCCAATTATAGGGGTTAAAAGTAAAAGTACAAGTCTTGCAGAGCATCCCATTGCAATTGCAGATGCTCCTATTTTACATAGTGAAATTAATATAGACTTTAGTTTTATGTAACCTATTTTTCTACGAAGAGATATAAATAGGGTTATAGTACATAGTATTCCTGCTATACTTGTAGCTAGTGCTAGTCCATTTACTCCCATAAACCTTGATAATATAATACACAGGATTATATTTATCACCACAGCAACAACAGCGTTAATCATTGGAGTCTTTGTATCATGTAATGAATAAAACGCCTTAGATATAACCTCACGAAGACCATATCCTATCATTCCTATAGAGTAGAAGAATAGTACACCTGATGTTATTAAAGTATCACTACTGTTAAACTTACCTCTTTCAAACAATAATTTTATCACTGGTTCTGAGAAAATCATAGCTAAAACACTTACAGGAATAACAAGTAAACTTACACTTATAATAGCTTCCTTTAGACTATCTTTTAGACCATCTATATTATTTTCTGAGCCCATTTTAGATATCATAGGGTACATAGCGGTGACAATGCTCATTACAAATAGACCTTGAACAAAACCGTTAAGTCTCATTCCATAATCAATTGCACCTACTGCCTTTATAGATAATGTTGAGGCAATATTTTTGTCTACTATCAAGTTAACCTGATTAGCAGAGATTCCTATGATAACTGGAACAGCTAGAACAATCATCTTTTTTAGATATTTATCTTTTTTATCTAAGATAAACCTATGCTTATATCCTGTTTTCTTTATAAATGGCAATAAAAATATAACCTGAACAAAAATTGATATAAGGGTACCTAGTCCTAATACCTCTATACCTGTTTTTGAACTTAAAGCAATAGAGAACAAAACACATATATTCATTGGTATTCCAACAAGCGCAGGTATTATAAAAGTATTTTTTAGATTTAAGTAAGCAGAAAAAATATAAACAAGTGCAGTAAAATACACACCGATAATTGTAAATCTTGTAAGAGTTACAGTTATATCTAGGACTTTACCTTCAAAAGCTACTGCAAATAGCTTTACAACAGGATTTGGAAAAATAAGTACTAGTATAACTAAAATAGTACAAATAAGCATAGTGAAGTTTATAATATTACTTGTAAATCTATTAGCCTGTTCTGTATCAGCCTCATTTTCTATCCTACTATAAATTGGTATATATCCTGTAGCTATACCAGCTCCAATAAGTGCAAATACGGTTCCAGGAATACTTAAAGCGATTCCATAGGCACTTTTTACATCTGTAATTCCATAAAAATAAGCTAAGAAAATCTCTCTAAAGAGTCCTAGTATCTTTGAAAGAACAGTAGCTAACATTAAAAGTATTGCTGTTTTCCTCATGTATTACCTCTTTTTTCTAATTACATATTACATCTATAATACATAAAGTTCAGATTAATAGAAAGAGGATTACAGGTATTATCTAAACAAAAAATATCTTCAACCTATCTTTTCACACTTTTTGACATATACTTTATTACATTTGTATCTTTTACAATTATATATGGGAAATTTACAATATATTGACTTATTTTTTATGCTATGTTATTATTCAGTTGAATCGGTATACTTTTAGAAATATAACGATAATATCAATAGAGTTTAATATATTAAGAAAATTGGTGAAAATATGAATGAATCCTATTTTAAGAAGAAGAATAAGTTATGCTTTACAATTTTAATTAGCATTTTTATTTTATGTTTTGTTATATCATTTATGATAGGAAAGTATCCTATAAACCCAATAGAGCTTATTAAGGTACTATTATCACCGATAGTTCCTATTACTCCAACATGGAAGCCTGAGGTTGAGACTATTATATTTCAGGTTAGACTTCCAAGGGTAATAGCTGCAGTACTAATAGGTTCAGCACTATCTGCTGCAGGTGCAGCCTACCAAGGACTTTTTAGAAATCCTATGGTATCTCCCGATGTTTTAGGTGCATCTGCAGGAGCAGGGTTTGGTGCTGCACTTGGGATATTCTGCTCATTTAGTTACTTTGGAATATCTATAAGCTCATTTTTATTTGGTATTTTAACAGTTACTTTAGTTTACATAATTAGTATTCAAGTTAGGAACAATCCAATACTAGGACTTGTATTAACTGGGATTATGGTAGGTTCTTTATTCTCATCAGGGACCTCTTTTCTAAAACTCATGGCAGACCCTGATAACGTGCTTCCTGCTATTACATATTGGTTAATGGGAAGCCTTGCATCTATTCGGAGAGAAGATGTGATTTTTGCTATAGTTCCTATATTAATAGGGCTTATACCACTATTTTTATTAAGGTGGAAGTTAAATGTTTTAACCATGGGGGAGGAAGAGGCACAGACAATAGGAATAAATACAGGGCTTACTCGGATTATCATAGTCCTATGTGCAACCTTAGTAACCTCAGCTAGTGTATCTATAAGCGGTATGATTGGATGGGTTGGACTTGTTATTCCACATTTTGCACGGATGATTGTAGGATATGACTATAGGGTTATGCTTCCTGCTTCAATGCTTATGGGTGGAAGTTATCTACTAATGGTAGATAATATTGCTCGTACTATATCTACATCAGAAATTCCTATAGGAATATTAACAGCTTTTGTAGGTGCACCGTTTTTCGTATATCTTATTTTAAGGGAAGGGAAAAAGTCATGAGTATAGAGGTTTCTGGCTTAAACTTTAAGTACAAATCTAGAATTATATTAAAAGATATTTCTTTTAAAGCTGAAAAGGGAGATTTACTTTGTGTACTTGGTCCTAATGGAGTTGGCAAAAGCACTCTTTTTAAGTGTATTTTAGGACTATTAAAGAACTACCAGGGAGAAATTATTATAGATAAAAAGAACTTAAGAAAAATAAGCCGTAAGGAAATGGCAAAGCAAGTTGCATATATACCTCAATCACATTATCCTACCTTTAATTTTACAGTTCTAAACACTGTATTAATGGGAATGACAGTACACCTTGGAGGGGTTTCATCACCAAAGCTAGAGGATGAAAAGGTAGCTATAGAAACCTTAGAAAAGCTAGGAATAGATCATTTAGCCAATAGAGGATATGCTGAGATAAGTGGGGGAGAAAGACAACTTGCACTTATAGCAAGGGCCATTGTTCAAAGGGCTAAGGTTTTAATTATGGATGAGCCTACAGCGAACCTTGATTATGGTAATCAGATAAGAGTAATGGAGCAAATAAAGTCTCTAACAAATAGAGGATATACAATAATACTTTCTACCCATAACCCAGAGCATGCATTTTTATATGGTAATAAGGTTATGGTTATGTTAGATGGAAGGATTATTAGCTTTGGATCTCCTAGGGAAGAGTTAAGTGAGGATTTACTTAATACTGTGTATGGGGTTAAAGTTAATCTTCATGATATATATTCAAATGAAAAAAGTGTTCGTGTATGTGTGCCATCATTAAATAATTAATTATTAAGAGTCTTTTAAATACAGGGGGGTAAATATGAAGGGATTAGCAAAAAGGTCATTAGGGTTACTAGTAGTAGCAACTATGATGCTTTCATCATTAGTTGGGTGTACAAGCACCAATAAAAATGAGGTAAAACAAACTAGTGTAGAACAGCAAAAGCAAAATAAAGAAACAAGGACATTTGTAGATTCAGCTGGACGTAGTGTAGAGATACCAAAGGAAATTAAAAGAGTTGCACCATCAGGGGCTCTTGCACAAATTGTATTATACTCATTAAGCCCAGATAAAATAATAGGTTGGTCACAGGAGCCATCTGAAAGTGTTAAGAAATACATGGATGAAAAGTACTGGAAACTACCTACATTTGGTCAGTTTTATGGTAAGAATGTAAACCTAAACATTGAGGCACTTATAAAGGAAAAACCAGAGGTAATTATAGATATTGGAGAAAAGAAAAAAACAGTTAAACAGGACATGGATGGAATACAAAAACAAGTAGGCATTCCTGTAATATTTATAGAAGCAACACTTGATACAATGGACAAGGCATATACTACTCTAGGAGAAATCCTATCAGAAAAGGATGCTGCAAAGGTTCTATCAGATTACTGTACTAAGTCAATAAATGAAGCTAGAGGAAAAAGTGCTTCTATACCTATGGATAAAAAGTTAAAGGTATACTATGGTGAAGGGGATACAGGACTTGAAACAAATCCTAAGGGGTCAATACACGCTGATGTAATTGATTTAGTAGGAGGTATTAATGTAGCTGATATTACAACTACTAAGGGAACAGGTGGAAATCAGGTAACAATGGAGCAAATTTTACTTTGGGCACCTGATAGAATAATACTTGGACCTAAAAGTATCTATAAAAGCATGGGAATTGATGATAGATGGAAGGATTTAAAGGCAGTAAAAGAAGGTAAGTATTATGAAATACCAATGGGTCCATATAACTGGATGGGTAGACCACCATCAGTAAATAGATTAATAGGAATCAAATGGCTTGGAAATCTACTATATCCAGATATCTTTAACTATGACATGGTAAAGGAAACAAAGGAATTTTATAAGTTATTCTATCACTATGATTTAAAGGATTCTGATGTAAAGAAATTATTATCTAAGTCCACTTTTAAATAATTAATATAGCCCCCTAGTCTTATTTTAATCCCACTTAAGACTAGGGGTACTAGCTTTTTTGAATATTTTTTTATAAATTTAGGGTAGTCTAATATGTAAGAATAGACTAAAGACACATAAAGTAAAGGTTTCAGGAAAAGTAATTTTTAGATTCTAAATATGTTAGAATATATAAGTTTAAAGTAGATTATGTTAAAATATAAATAAAAATAAGAGAATCGAAGGAGGGACTTTTTTTGGAACAAAGACTTAGAGTACCTCCCTATAATATAGATGCAGAGCAGCTTGTAATTGGTTCTATGATAGTAGACAAAAATGCCATTACAGCAGCTACTGAAATTCTAAAGGG
This genomic window contains:
- a CDS encoding amino acid permease, giving the protein MSENQTLARGLKNRHVQLLAIGGAIGTGLFLGSGKSIHLAGPSILFAYMITGVICFLIMRALGELLLSNLNYHSFVDFVHDYLGKGAAFVTGWTYWFCWISLAMADLTAVGLYIQYWFPNVAQWVPCLIALVILLIMNLATVKLFGEMEFWFALIKVVAIVGLIIVGTFMIIKGFSTDAGASSFTNLWSHGGFFPNGISGFILSFQMVVFAFVGIELVGLTAGETEDPERVIPKAINNIPIRIIIFYIGALFVIMSIYPWNSINPDKSPFVQVFSAAGIVAAASIVNFVVLTSAASACNSAIFSTSRMVYSLAKEENAPKSMTKLTSHQVPSNALIFSAIVILISVILNYVMPKGVFILITSISTFCFIFIWAIIVVSHLKYRKANPELAAKSKFKMPFYPISNYVILAFIAFVLVVLALSEETRVALFVTPVWFIMLSAIYKIRKSKFEKQNS
- the murJ gene encoding murein biosynthesis integral membrane protein MurJ, producing MRKTAILLMLATVLSKILGLFREIFLAYFYGITDVKSAYGIALSIPGTVFALIGAGIATGYIPIYSRIENEADTEQANRFTSNIINFTMLICTILVILVLIFPNPVVKLFAVAFEGKVLDITVTLTRFTIIGVYFTALVYIFSAYLNLKNTFIIPALVGIPMNICVLFSIALSSKTGIEVLGLGTLISIFVQVIFLLPFIKKTGYKHRFILDKKDKYLKKMIVLAVPVIIGISANQVNLIVDKNIASTLSIKAVGAIDYGMRLNGFVQGLFVMSIVTAMYPMISKMGSENNIDGLKDSLKEAIISVSLLVIPVSVLAMIFSEPVIKLLFERGKFNSSDTLITSGVLFFYSIGMIGYGLREVISKAFYSLHDTKTPMINAVVAVVINIILCIILSRFMGVNGLALATSIAGILCTITLFISLRRKIGYIKLKSILISLCKIGASAIAMGCSARLVLLLLTPIIGETLALIVAVLIAIVVYSVTLYLMKIEEVNSILDMFKNKLKLKNSI
- a CDS encoding FecCD family ABC transporter permease, which encodes MNESYFKKKNKLCFTILISIFILCFVISFMIGKYPINPIELIKVLLSPIVPITPTWKPEVETIIFQVRLPRVIAAVLIGSALSAAGAAYQGLFRNPMVSPDVLGASAGAGFGAALGIFCSFSYFGISISSFLFGILTVTLVYIISIQVRNNPILGLVLTGIMVGSLFSSGTSFLKLMADPDNVLPAITYWLMGSLASIRREDVIFAIVPILIGLIPLFLLRWKLNVLTMGEEEAQTIGINTGLTRIIIVLCATLVTSASVSISGMIGWVGLVIPHFARMIVGYDYRVMLPASMLMGGSYLLMVDNIARTISTSEIPIGILTAFVGAPFFVYLILREGKKS
- a CDS encoding ABC transporter ATP-binding protein; this translates as MSIEVSGLNFKYKSRIILKDISFKAEKGDLLCVLGPNGVGKSTLFKCILGLLKNYQGEIIIDKKNLRKISRKEMAKQVAYIPQSHYPTFNFTVLNTVLMGMTVHLGGVSSPKLEDEKVAIETLEKLGIDHLANRGYAEISGGERQLALIARAIVQRAKVLIMDEPTANLDYGNQIRVMEQIKSLTNRGYTIILSTHNPEHAFLYGNKVMVMLDGRIISFGSPREELSEDLLNTVYGVKVNLHDIYSNEKSVRVCVPSLNN
- a CDS encoding ABC transporter substrate-binding protein, which produces MKGLAKRSLGLLVVATMMLSSLVGCTSTNKNEVKQTSVEQQKQNKETRTFVDSAGRSVEIPKEIKRVAPSGALAQIVLYSLSPDKIIGWSQEPSESVKKYMDEKYWKLPTFGQFYGKNVNLNIEALIKEKPEVIIDIGEKKKTVKQDMDGIQKQVGIPVIFIEATLDTMDKAYTTLGEILSEKDAAKVLSDYCTKSINEARGKSASIPMDKKLKVYYGEGDTGLETNPKGSIHADVIDLVGGINVADITTTKGTGGNQVTMEQILLWAPDRIILGPKSIYKSMGIDDRWKDLKAVKEGKYYEIPMGPYNWMGRPPSVNRLIGIKWLGNLLYPDIFNYDMVKETKEFYKLFYHYDLKDSDVKKLLSKSTFK